The following is a genomic window from Pan paniscus chromosome 6, NHGRI_mPanPan1-v2.0_pri, whole genome shotgun sequence.
ttgcaccaacctaatatgaaaaaaaagcatCTTAAATACTAGAACTCCACTCGGGGCTTTTGCTCCTAGAGTAGAATTGGCGGGAATTGCCTGCAGGCTTACAtggttttctttgtctctttctctcccaccaTGTCCCTTTTGGCCAAGCTCACGTGGTGGGTTTGAATCAGTTAAATGAGTGTCATGCTGTGGCCTCACTCCACCCAGCATAGACGGGTGTTTGGAAGGGCGGCGTTAGAGGAGATTCTAGAAGCAGTAGCCCCAGCACAAGCTGAGCCCTTGGCCCCTTCTCAGGAGCTGGCTCCTGGATGGGATTCAGGGATGTGAGCCTCTCCTGTGAGCTGAGCTCAGGGAATGTCAGGATCAAACCTGGTGCCCTAGAAAAGTCATCTTTTATGTGCTGAGCCAGTCCCCAGGGTGTTCCCTTTACTCGTTCCATGGCCATGGAATTaagaaaaacatgcaaaaataattCTTCAGTCCTTGAAGAGCATCCAGCACAGAAGGTACAAACCTTCCTTAAGGCTCCCTCCTCAAATTGGTTTGGCCGTTTAGATGTGCACCCCCCCAGGCCTTTGTACCCTTCAGATGCCAAATCTAAGAACCAGCTCCTGGAAACCACACCCCCTGTTCCAACCCCCAGCCTGGCTTGAGCATGGGGTTGGGGGGGTGGAGCCCAGGTGGGCACCCCAGGGGTCTGGTGTCTTCTCCAGGCAGCTCTCAGGCTCCCTTGGTTCTCTCTGCAGTTTACATGAGCTggtgaaacatgaagaaaatggccTGGTCTTTGAGGACTCAGAGGAACTGGCAGCTCAGCTGCAGGTAGCCacatctgccaccacgccagggtGGGGAGGGTTCTGGAGACTGGCACCGAGCCGCGCTCCCTGATCCCTTCTTCCCACGGCCAGGGTGGGACCATGTGGGGTCTGGCGGAAAAGCCAGGGAGAGAGCAGAGGTCACAGGCCGGCCCACTCTGCTGTCCCGTTTTGGTACAGTAGGCTCAGAAAGTTAGGACACACCCCCACCTGCCCTCTGGATTTATGGAGCTGACACTCCACAAATGATGCTGGAGCCAGGTGGGCCAGGTTGCAGTTTAGGAACTGATCAGGATCAGGTAGGTGGGCGGGCAAAGGGAGCTTCTGGGACCAGCCTTGAAAGATGGGTGGAATTCTGCAAAGGTTACTTGTTTCTTATTGCTAAAATAATACATCATTCTTGCCAACAGAATGATTGGCAGGACTTTCAGTAAAGGTCCAGGTCGGAAGTCATTTAGACTGGGTCCCCCAGTCTCTGTCAGAACCATGGTACTCTGTTGTGGTGTGAAAGTAGCCACAGATCATCTGTCAATTAAGGGGTGTGGCTTCGTTCAAATAAAACGTTATTTACAAACACAGgctgtgggctggatttggcctgcaggctGTAGTTTGTGATCCTTGATTCAGACAGTTTAGCAAGGCTGAAAAGGACACCGACACCCCCTTGTTACCCACAGATGGGTGGGACATGGCCAGAGGCCAAGAGGAGGGTGCTCGCAGGGGAACATACAGCATGTAGAGGCCGGGAGGTGCTCCAGGGCACCAAGTGTGGGAAAGTGGGACACACGGGGAAGTTTCCAGAAAGCGTGATGTCAAGTTGGAGGTGGAGCGCTGCTGGGGCGTGAAGAGTCTCGAGTCCAAGTGAGGGAGTTAGGAACTTGGGAGGGGTTGTTGGGTTGGGGACATGGGGTCAGCCAGGTGGTGacctgggatggggtggggacaggAAATGAGTTAAGctctgctctttatttttttgcagatgCTTTTCTCAAACTTTCCTGATCCTGCAGGCAAGCTAAACCAGTTCCAGAAGAACCTGCGGGAATCGCAGCAGCTCCGATGGGATGAGAGCTGGGTGCAGACTGTGCTCCCTTTGGTTATGGACACATAACTCCTGGGCCAGAGGCTAAAACCCCGGGACCCCTGCTGTCCTTCCCGCAGCTTCTTCTCGGAGTCTCAGGGCAAACCCTTTCGAGCAGCGCCTCCCAGTGGCCAGAAGGTGAAATGACGGCAGTGGTGCCGCCTGGTGAATGAATTGGTTCTGTGACCCGGGAAGCTGTGCTTGGTTCTGATTTCTTTTCTAGAGGCTCGGAaacacttcctctcttcttctgatCTTCATGCCCCATGCCCCTGCTAGCGTATTACTGTTCTGTGACTTCTCTGTGACCTCTGCGTACTCCTCATCCTGCGTTTGGTCTCCTGGTGTCATCTTTCTGCCGTGTTCCTAACATTTTGattcctgtcttgaaaaaaagcaCCTGCTGCACCGTAAGCCCAGGGATGTGGCAGCTGCAGCGGGCTTGGCTTTGTGAAGAACCGAGTGTGTCCACGGATGTGGCAGCTGCAGCGGGCTTGGCTTTGTGAAGAACCGAGTGTGTCCACGGATGTGGCAGCTGCAGCGGGCTTGGCTTTGTGAGGAACCGAGTGTGTCCAGGGATGTGGCAGCTGCAGCGGGCTTGGCTTTGTGAGGAACCGAGTGTGTCCAGGGATGTGGCAGCTGCAGCGGGCTTGGCTTTGTGGGGAACTGAGTGTGTCCACGTTGGGGGAACATCATACTTGATACACACGTTTTTATTTGCAcaaagaaaatgctatttttgGAGCCAGAGTTTTCATGTCTGATTGATGGCGATTTTCTTAAGAACCAGAACTACTGGCAGAAAGGGAGCACCCACACGCTTAGATAGCCGATGTCTTATTAGAGGGCAGTTTGTGGTTCCTGATTTGGAAATTAACATTCTCCAAACATTCCAGTCCAATGAAAGTTTTATCCGCTTTCCCATATAAAAACTCTTCCCACGAGAGTGACTTGATTCTCACAATCCAGTTGGCGTCGTGTGTGAATCCTTCAGTGTGAGGTTCAGCATTGCCATCTCCAAGTGCTCTTCGTAGGGAAACAGTTTCTGGTCATGACGAGGTTCCACTTCCCATCTGATCCTGGCCCGGCCTGGAAACAGAGAACATGTGTTTCAGGATGGCAGTGTTTGGGGACAGGACATGAGCGTATTGTGTGGGGCTGCTAGGACAGGCCTGGCGGGGTCGGGGGGTGTCCAAGTCAGTTTACTTGGTTCACAGGTTCCCAGGCCCACCCAGGTGCCTAGAATTGGCCTCCAGGATGGGACCAGAAATCTGGTTTTGCATAGAAATGGCTAGCAGCAGGCACCATGCCTCTGTCCAGTCTCTGCCCGCGTCTGCCCCAGCACTTGGCACAGCGGGACAGACGCAGAGATCTGAACCCACATCTACCTGGCTGCCCAGTCAACCCACTCTTCACAAAGCTTagaaagtggccaggcacagtggctcacgcctgtaatcccaacactttgggaggccaaggcgggtggatcacttgagatcaggagttcaaggccagcctggccaacatggtgaaaccccatctctacaaaaatacaaaaattaggcaggcacgatggcgggtgcctgtaatcccagctacttgggaggctgaggcaggagaattgcttgaacccaggaggcggagtttgcagtgagccgagattgtgccattgcagtgagccgagattgtgccactgcacttgagcctgagtgacagagtgagactccatctcaaaaaaaaaaaaaaaaaatccacacacacacacacacacacacacacacacacacagcttagaAGGGGCTGGTGTTCTCATAAGCACAGATATCTGAAGAGCCGTTAGCcagaatgattctttttttttttttttttgagatacgatcttgttctgtcacccaggctggagtgcagtggcacagtcattgctcactacagcctcgactcctgggctctagcaatcctcccacttcctgagtagctgggatgacaggtgcgtgccaccatgctagtaatttttttattttgtagagatggggtcctgaatgcatggcctcaagtgatgctcctgcctcagcctcttttattattattttttagacagaattttACTCTgttcccaaggctggagtgcagtggtgcaatctcagctggcTGCaatgcatcccaggttcaagtgattctcctgcctcagtctcccgagtagctgggattataggcgtgcaccgccaagcctggctaatttttgtgtttttagtagagatggggtttcaccgtgttggccaggctggtcttgaactcttgacctcaagtgatccgctcacctcagcctcccaaagcctcaGCCTCtaacagtgttgggattacaggcgtgagacactgtgacCCGGGATGATTTTCAATCACAGTTTTTCGTTACGAGTGGAAAATgcgtatttataaaaatgaagtagTACAGACATGAACGTGTAGAAGTCTCTATAATCCTGCCATCCAAGAATGGCACCTGTTAACATGTATAtcagggatgtccaatcttttggtcTCCCTGcaccacattggaagaagaagaatcgccttgggccacacataaaatacactaatgctagcaatagctgatgagctaaaagaaaaaaaaatcacaaaaaaacctcgtactgttttaagaaagtttacagatttgtgttgggccgcaggTTGGACGAGcctgctatatatatattctagattttCCCCTATAGGTATACTTATGTGAAAATGATGAttgtgataattttattttgagatgaagtcttgctatgttgctcaagggggccacaaactcctgggcttaagccatcctcccgcctcagcctcctgagtagttgggaatatAGGTACTCATAACTATGTGtgggtgattattattattttttaaacaaaaatggggctgggcgcagtagctcatgcctgtaatcctaacactttgggaggctgaggcagcagatcgcttgaggtcaggagttcaagaccagcctggccaacatggtgaaacctcgactctacaagaaatacaaaaattagccaggtgtggtagcacgcacctgtagtcccagctactcaggaggctgagatgggaggatagcttgaacctgggaggtgggaggttgcagtgggctgagatggcaccactgcactccagcctgggcaatacaaagccagactctgtctcaaaaaaaaaaaaaaaaaggtggatggGGGCTTATACTATGTGTGCTGCTTGGCACTCTTTTTTTCACTTCAAAGATATTGCAGGTATTTTTTCACATAAGTATCTGAAGaaagacttcctttttttttttccttttttttcttttttttgcctttttgagacagggtcttgctctgttgcccaggctagagtgcagtggtgagatcagggctcactgcagcctccacctcctgggctcaagccatcctcccacctcagcctcccgagtagctgggactacaggtttgcgcAACCATGCCCGACTAGTTTCTGTatgttttgtggagatggggttccactatgttgcccaggtaggtcttgaactcctggtgtcaagaagtcctcctgccttagcctcctaaagtgctgggatgacaggcctgagtCTCGCGCCCTGCCAGCCTCCTGTGCGAGGTTGTGCGGGACTCTGTCGTGGAACCCAGTGTGTCTTCGTGTGCTGGCTTGTTTGTTGGCTCTGTAGTTAACGGGCTGCCCCACGTGGACAGGCATTGGACCCGTGTTTCTCTGTGCAGGCAGAGGCTGCTGCGCGTGCATCTGTGAACATGGCTGCCAGGAGGGGCTGTGCTCAGGGGGAGCTGGGGCAAAGCCTGGTGGCAATGGGGGGCTTGGGTGTAGTGTGGAGGCACGAGAGCCAGGTGGCCAGGCTACAGTCTGTGGGATCTCGGGGGTTGCTTGGCCTCTGTGTGTCCCGGTGTCTTTGTCGGTGAGATGGGACAATGATAGCACACTCTCACAGGTGCTGGGGGCTGACAAATGTCAGGTCTGAGGACAGCGGCTGGCCCACTACGGGGCCAGTTCCCCTACTCTATAGTCACCCTGCTCGTCTTCCATCAACTGGGTGCTCAGGACAGTGGCATGGTGGATCCGCCTGTACAGCCTGTGCTCCAGCGTCCTGCAGGCCACAGCTGTGTCCAGCCCTGACCCCGACTGCCCCTCCCGccacctccattttatagatgaggaaaccgaggcccgAGGGCTTAGGGAACCTTGCTCTGAAGCACACAGTAGGGCTGTTGGGCTCAGATCCTCCCTCCCTGTGCTGAGCTGCCCTCCTCCTGCCACAAGTCCCCCATGCCACGAGCCCACCCTGCTCACCGGCCTCTGCCCTAGTTCCCCGCATGGTGTGGGAGTGTGGGGCTTCCTAGCTTTTACCCTGCCCCCAGTTCTTTCACTTCCACTGGAGTCCCACAGGGACAGCTCGGGGACCATGCAGGCCCGggtgggcgtgggggctcacctAGCTCGGTGGTGAACAGCTGGCACGTCTCTTGGTTGTGGACAGTAAGGGCCACGTAGACTTGAGGAGACCACTGGTGTTCCCGGTAGGCAGCCAGCCTCCGCAGGACCCCGACCAGCGACACGATGGCTTCTGGGCAATACAGTACGTCTACGGTGAAAGTCTCAGATTACTGAAAGGGACCAGCGGACAGTTCCAGGTCATGCTGACCTCAGCAGAAGGGCGAGGCCAGAGAGGCAGCAGTCATATGAGACTAGTAGATGCCATTTGACCATTTGGGCCATTAGATGGAAAGGCAATTACTTGGGTGAAAAAGGAGAACCCTTAGTAGAGAAAGCTGCAAAAGAccgaagcaaaagaaaaaaatctccagaCTCACTGTGTTCCTTAAAAAACCAGCTCTGGTTCTCGGCCTATCTAGAGGGCTGTGAATGGCACAAAGCCTGACCCTGCCATGAACTTCATGTTTCAGGCATCTGCCGATTTGTCTGCTGGCTTGCAGGGGTGGGCCTGTGTCCCTGGCCACCGCTGGACCTGTGGTTTTCAGGGCTGGGACCCAGGACCACAGGCAGAGCTCTGTTCGACCAGAGAGGAGACTGAGTGTGCTGGCAGGGGTGAGTGGTTTTCGGTGGCGCAGCCAAACACCACCTTCTCTCAAGGGCCCTGGCCTCATCCCAGAAGTGGTTGTTTTCCTCCTGTGGTCTCTGAAGGACACAGGGCATGGCTCTGGGACAGAGCCATGTGGTGATGACTGTAACGGGAGTATGCCTGTCTCCAACACGAGGGCTGTCGCTGGAAGGTCACCTTAAGAGGCACCCCTGTCCTTTGATGTCACCCTGGAGGCCCAGAGTAACTCTTCTGGAAGCCCCATCATGTCCATGCCCGACAGCGTCCATCATTCCCTTTTCCCAGAGCCAAGAGCTGGGTAGAGCTTCAAGGACACCGCCTGCACAGAGTGCCCGGGGCTGGGCATTACCTGCTGCAATGACAACATCTGGCTGGATGGCAGAGAGCTGATGGACCATCGCGATGTTCCCAGTCCAGCTGGGCCACTATCACCCTGGGGCTGGCTAAGTTGGCAGAGATGTCTGCCTCTAATGAGAGGCCATTGAGAAGGATATTCCCTTGGAGCTTCTCGAGGACCCGGTTGTGACAGTCGCTGAAGATGTATGCCTGGGGGTGGCACATCTTGCAGATGGCCAGGCCTGTGAGGCCGGCGCCACTGCCAAGCTCTAGGACAGTCCTGGTGGGAGGAAAGGGGACCATGTCTGCGACTGCACCAGGGTAAGCCTGCCTCGGTGCCCTGCCGTGCACCCCGAGGTCACCTATGAGAGAAGGCTGCCGGGTTCTCGATGGCCCATTCTGCAAGGTAGAGGGCAGCATCTCATGTGACCAGGCCTGTGATGCCGTGGGAGATGATGGCTGTGCTCTCGGAGAGTGTGACTGAGCCTCCCGAGGGCTGCACCAAGAGAGGGCGAGAGAGTCAGTCCAGCGATCAGAAGGCAAGTGGCTTAGAAGACAAGTAGCCATCCACCACATGGCTGAATAAACCATGACAGGACCAATCGCCACTCAGCAACGAGAAGCAGCTAACTGTTGACATGCCAACAGCTTGCACGGGCCTCAAGGGTGTCACGTGGCATGAAAGACACTCACCTCAGGCCACACAGGATTCCATTCATTGAACATTCCTGAGACAACGGAATTCAGGTGATAGAGCACAGGTCAGTTGTGGCCAGGGGCCGGGTGTGGCTATGAAGGTGTGGCTGCCTTGTGATGATTCAATATGCTATgtttttcctttgtggttttctgtatctatgttttatcttatttttttttgaactctgttccccagactggagtcagtggcacaatcttggctcactgcaacctctgcctcctgggttcaagcaattctcctgcctcagccacccaagtaggtgcaactacaggcatgtgctaccatgtctggctaatttttctacctttttttgagacagagtttcactctcgttgcccaggcaggagtgcaatggcgtgatcttggctcactacaacctccacctcctgggttcaagagattctcctgcctcagcctcccgagtagctgggattagaggcacccactaccacacccgctaatttttgtatttttagtaaagacagagtttcaccatgttggccaggctggtctcaaactcctgacctcaggtgatccacctgcctcagcctcccaaagtgctgggattacaggcatgagccaccaagcccggcctaatttttgtatttttagtagagacagggtttcaccatattggccaggctggtcttgaactcctgacctcggatccacccgcctcagcctcccaaagtgctgggattacaggtgtgagccaccacacccggacctGTCAAGTATTCTTCGAGGACTGGACACCAGGTCCTTGTGAAGCAGGTAGAGTGTGTCACCTATTGGACAAAAGCCCAACAACCCCATGAGACATGCTGTTGTTGTTGAAGTGCTTGatttacagacagggaaactgaggctaaagaAGGTTGACGGGCCTCATGTCTAAGACTGCAGAATGggtgagtcaggatttgaacccacaccCACGTTTTCACTTTGTGCAGGAAGGGTATCTGGGCTGTGAGGGGAAGGAGGGTGCCCTTCTCATACCAGCAAATAGCTCCGGTGGCCCTGGGTGGACTCCTTGGCCATCAGGGTCTCCGCCAGTGCCTCGTACAGCTCGTCCAAAGGCTCTGTGTGGACAGCCTCGTGCTGGGGGCAGACAGAGTGAGAGCTTGTTTGCTTTCGTTCTAATCTGTAAAAATGGTCAGATGATTTCACCAAGTTTGGAGGGGAGATTTGGGATGGAATGGTGTAATACCGGCCAGCTGGCGTATAAAATATTCACTTCattgggcttggtggtgtgtgccgaatagtcccagctactctagaggctgacatgggaggactgcttgagcccaggaattcgaggacagcctgggcaagagaccttgtctctaaaaaaaaaattcacttggtAGGGAAACCTGGATGGGAGGGCCTTCAACGAGAGGTGTTGAGAGGGTAGTGTTAGGTGTAGTCTAGGGCAGGAGACAAGGATTCCGTGACAGCTGCCGCATGACCATGACAGAGAGGAGGAAAACAAAAGGTGCTTTTAAGTGAGCCCAGGCAGAACTGTGAGGGCGGCCCATGCCGTAGGCTGTGGCTGTCAGCAGGCTGCTTCTCCACGGCTGGCCCCATCCTAAGATTCACAGGGCAGCAGCAAGATACACTGGGTGACTGCTGCCCTCTCCTGGTGGCACAGGGCAGACCTGCTGGTGGCCACAGATGCACCCTTTTGGGGAGGATTAGGGAGAAAGCAGGTATTGGAGAAGCAGGGGATTGTTTACTTGCTAAAAGTGTGGCCCTTTCACTCAGCAGGTCTGCTACTGCCTACTGAGGAATGGCCTCTCGACATCCTTATGTCAAACCCTGCATGTTCGGGCCCATCTTTAAAATCCatcctaggccaggtgcggtggctcatgcctgtaatcccagcacattgggaggccgaggcaggcggatcacctgaggtcaggagttcgagaccagcctggccaacatggtgaaactctgtctctactaaaaatacaaaaattagccaggcatggtggcatgtgcctgtagtcccagcttcttaggaggctaggcacaagagttgcttgaacccaggaggcagaggtttcagggagccaagactgtgccacggtaatccagcctgggcaacacagtgagactctgtctcaaaaaaataaataagtaaaaaataaaatccatcctGTATCAGTCTGGAAAGAGCACATTCCAGCAGGATCAATGCGGAGAATTCCCCAGAGGAACTAGTTCCAAAGTTATGGCAAGAGCTAAACCTCCCAACAGGGGCCCGTGGGGCAACCCAGAGACAGACAAGAGTAGGAAACTCCAAACCCTTCGGCGGGTAGGACAGAGGGTGTGGGTGAGGGTTCCAGTGCTGTGGGCTGGGCCAGCCTGGTAGGAATGAGAATCCATATGATAGGAGCTGGGGCCCCAGAGAAGCAGCTGCGGCAGAAACCCTAGGAGGCAGAGTGAGGGAGAGACGCTGGCCTCCCCTTCTTCCCGCCCTGCATTGTCTCCCATGGGTCACACGTGGCTGCAGCCAGT
Proteins encoded in this region:
- the LOC129398304 gene encoding chitobiosyldiphosphodolichol beta-mannosyltransferase-like; amino-acid sequence: MAVSALLCEGKGPVTEYYSRLIHQKHFQHIQGRWTCVCLRTFSSGLDLPMKVVDIFGCCLPVCAVNFKCLHELVKHEENGLVFEDSEELAAQLQMLFSNFPDPAGKLNQFQKNLRESQQLRWDESWVQTVLPLVMDT
- the LOC100977958 gene encoding protein-lysine N-methyltransferase EEF2KMT-like → MVPFPPTRTVLELGSGAGLTGLAICKMCHPQAYIFSDCHNRVLEKLQGNILLNGLSLEADISANLASPRVIVAQLDWEHRDDVLYCPEAIVSLVGVLRRLAAYREHQWSPQVYVALTVHNQETCQLFTTELGRARIRWEVEPRHDQKLFPYEEHLEMAMLNLTLKDSHTTPTGL